One Triticum dicoccoides isolate Atlit2015 ecotype Zavitan chromosome 5B, WEW_v2.0, whole genome shotgun sequence genomic window carries:
- the LOC119312728 gene encoding post-GPI attachment to proteins factor 3-like, protein MAGSSLWVVRLASLLAVGFVVGSVEATPGDAHPQYRTCVKECQNTGIIGSNIISHCQSRDNDSTSAGSSWYTQGPLYMQLKQQNCMSDCRYYCMIRREEERQLGGLSPVKYHGKWPFKRVSVFQEPLSAALSALNLLTHFTGWVSFFLQVNYRLPRRPQTKRTYYEYTGLWHIYAILSLNAWFWSTIFHTRDIDLTEKLDYSSAVAQLGYSLILTLLRTFNVKDEAGRVMFAAPILAFVTTHILYLNFYELDYGWNMKVCVAMGLVHIAAWAVWSVVTHHPSRYKVWIVVFGGALAMLLEVYDFPPYKGYADAHSLWHASTIPLTYLWWTFVRDDAEFRTSTLVKKAK, encoded by the exons ATGGCCGGAAGTAGCCTCTGGGTAGTTCGATTGGCTTCCCTTCTTGCAGTAGGATTCGTGGTCGGCTCCGTCGAGGCCACCCCGGGAGATGCTCATCCGCAGTACAG AACTTGTGTGAAGGAGTGTCAGAATACAGGGATTATTGGAAGTAACATCATCAGCCACTGCCAGTCCCGGGATAACGACAGCACATCTGCTGGAAGTTCATGGTACACACAGGGGCCCCTTTACATGCAGTTAAAACAACAAAACTGTATGTCAGACTGCCGCTACTACTGCATGATACGAAGAGAAGAGGAACGACAATTAGGTGGCCTGAGCCCTGTTAAATATCATGGAAAATGGCCCTTCAAACGTGTTTCTGTCTTCCAG GAGCCCCTTTCAGCTGCACTGTCTGCTCTCAACCTATTGACGCACTTCACTGGCTGGGTTTCATTCTTCCTGCAAGTGAATTACAGATTACCTCGTAGACCTCAGACGAAGAGGACATACTATGAATACACTGGCTTATGGCATATCTATGCAATATTATCACTGAATGCATGGTTCTGGAGCACTATATTCCATACTAG GGATATTGACTTGACTGAGAAACTGGATTACTCTTCAGCTGTGGCCCAACTTGGCTACTCTTTAATCCTTACATTGCTAAGAACTTTTAATGTCAAGGATGAGGCTGGCAGGGTGATGTTTGCTGCACCTATTCTAGCATTCGTTACAACACACATCTTGTATCTTAACTTCTACGAACTTGACTACG GATGGAACATGAAAGTTTGTGTGGCAATGGGTCTTGTTCACATTGCTGCATGGGCAGTCTGGTCTGTTGTGACCCATCATCCGTCACGATACAAGGTTTGGATCGTCGTATTCGGAGGAGCTCTAGCTATGCTTCTTGAGGTGTATGACTTTCCTCCATACAAGGGGTATGCTGATGCACATTCGCTGTGGCACGCGAGCACCATTCCTCTCACCTATCTTTGGTGGACCTTCGTTAGAGACGATGCAGAATTCCGCACCTCCACACTTGTTAAGAAGGCCAAGTAG
- the LOC119312729 gene encoding G-type lectin S-receptor-like serine/threonine-protein kinase At1g34300, whose amino-acid sequence MRPSRRDLAVLCCFLLLLLPFLSHGKDMPLGSTLTPGGNSAAWSSPNSTFSLAFAPSPTAPSLSVAAVTYAGGISVWSAGAGAPVDSGGSLRLSSTGDLQLVNGSGAVLWSSGTAGRGVSAAALQESGNLVLKNSTGGALWQSFDHPTDTVVMSQNFASGMNLTSGPYVFAVDRATGNLTLKWATAGSATVTYFNKGYNSTFTANKTLSSPTLTMQTNGIVSLTDGTLNAPVVVAYSSNYGESGDMLRFVRLDSDGNFRAYSAGRGSGTATEQWSAVADQCEVFGYCGNMGVCGYNGTSPVCACPSLNFELNDASNPRSGCKRKVELQNCPGNSTMLQLDNTQFLTYTPEITTEQFFVGITACRLNCLSGSSCVASTALSDGSGLCFLKVSNFVSAYQSASLPSTSFVKVCFPGQPNPPLSTGGSSSSGSSGLRGWVVALVVLGVVSGLVLAEWALWWAFCRNSPKYGPASAQYALLEYASGAPVQFSYRELQRSTKGFKEKLGAGGFGAVYRGVLANRTVVAVKQLEGIEQGEKQFRMEVATISSTHHLNLVRLIGFCSEGRHRLLVYEFMKNGSLDSFLFGAGGSNTSDSGKAMSWATRFAVAVGTARGITYLHEECRDTIVHCDIKPENILLDEQHNAKVSDFGLAKLINPKDHRHRTLTSVRGTRGYLAPEWLANLPITVKSDVYSYGMVLLETVSGRRNFDISEETSRKKFSVWAYEEYEKGNLLAIVDRRLAGEEVDMAQVERALQVSFWCIQEQPSQRPTMGKVVQMLEGIMELERPPPPKSSDSFMTVTTATTGGGSGSGVSSSVASTFASSVAAPPAPVPSPNVEQEMSVGRSASARTREIAALPLRSSEPYMTM is encoded by the coding sequence ATGCGCCCGTCACGGCGGGATCTCGCCGTCCTCTGCTGCTTCTTGCTCCTGCTCCTCCCTTTCCTGTCCCATGGCAAGGACATGCCCCTGGGCTCCACCCTCACGCCGGGCGGCAACTCGGCCGCGTGGTCCTCGCCCAACTCCACCTTCTCCCTCGCCTTCGcgccgtccccgaccgcgccgtcgctCTCCGTCGCCGCGGTCACCTACGCCGGCGGCATCTCCGTATGGTCTGCGGGCGCCGGCGCGCCCGTCGACTCGGGGGGCTCGCTCCGCCTCTCCTCCACCGGCGACCTGCAGCTGGTCAACGGCTCCGGCGCCGTGCTCTGGTCGTCCGGCACCGCCGGCCGGGGCGTCTCCGCGGCCGCCCTCCAGGAGAGCGGCAACCTCGTGCTCAAGAACTCCACGGGGGGCGCCCTGTGGCAGTCCTTCGACCACCCGACGGACACCGTGGTCATGTCGCAGAACTTCGCGTCCGGCATGAACCTCACCTCGGGCCCCTACGTTTTCGCCGTCGACCGGGCTACCGGCAACCTCACGCTCAAGTGGGCCACCGCCGGCTCCGCCACCGTCACCTACTTCAACAAGGGCTACAACTCCACCTTCACCGCCAACAAGACGCTCAGCTCCCCGACGCTCACGATGCAGACCAACGGCATCGTCTCCCTCACCGACGGCACGCTCAACGCCCCCGTCGTCGTCGCCTACAGCAGCAACTACGGCGAGAGCGGCGACATGCTGCGCTTCGTGCGCCTCGACTCGGACGGCAACTTCCGCGCCTACAGCGCCGGGCGCGGCAGCGGCACGGCCACGGAGCAGTGGTCCGCGGTGGCGGACCAGTGCGAGGTGTTCGGCTACTGCGGCAACATGGGCGTGTGCGGCTACAACGGCACGTCGCCGGTGTGCGCGTGCCCGTCGCTGAACTTCGAGCTCAACGACGCCTCCAACCCCCGGAGCGGGTGCAAGCGCAAGGTAGAGCTCCAGAACTGCCCGGGCAACTCCACCATGCTCCAGCTCGACAACACGCAGTTCCTCACCTACACGCCGGAGATCACCACCGAGCAGTTCTTCGTCGGCATCACCGCGTGCCGCCTCAACTGCCTCTCCGGCAGCTCCTGCGTCGCCTCCACCGCGCTCTCCGACGGCTCCGGCCTCTGCTTCCTCAAGGTGTCCAACTTCGTCAGCGCATACCAGTCGGCGTCGCTCCCCAGCACGTCCTTCGTCAAGGTCTGCTTCCCCGGCCAGCCCAACCCGCCCCTCAGCACCGGCGGCTCGTCCTCCTCGGGGTCCTCCGGCCTGCGCGGGTGGGTCGTGGCCCTGGTCGTCCTCGGCGTGGTGTCCGGGCTGGTGCTCGCCGAGTGGGCGCTGTGGTGGGCGTTCTGCCGGAACAGCCCGAAGTACGGGCCGGCGTCGGCGCAGTATGCGCTGCTGGAGTACGCGTCCGGCGCGCCGGTGCAGTTCTCGTACCGCGAGCTGCAGAGATCAACCAAGGGGTTCAAGGAGAAGCTGGGCGCGGGCGGGTTCGGCGCGGTGTACCGCGGCGTGCTGGCGAACCGGACGGTGGTGGCGGTGAAGCAgctggaggggatcgagcagggggAGAAGCAGTTCCGGATGGAGGTGGCGACCATCAGCAGCACGCACCACCTCAACCTGGTCCGCCTTATCGGCTTCTGCTCCGAGGGCCGGCACCGCCTGCTGGTCTACGAGTTCATGAAGAACGGCTCGCTGGACTCCTTCCTCTTCGGCGCCGGCGGCAGCAACACCAGCGACAGCGGCAAGGCGATGTCGTGGGCGACGCGGTTCGCGGTGGCCGTGGGCACGGCGCGCGGCATCACGTACCTGCACGAGGAGTGCCGGGACACCATCGTGCACTGCGACATCAAGCCGGAGAACATCCTGCTCGACGAGCAGCACAACGCCAAGGTGTCCGACTTCGGGCTCGCCAAGCTCATCAACCCCAAGGACCACCGGCACCGGACGCTGACGAGCGTGCGCGGCACCAGGGGGTACCTGGCGCCGGAGTGGCTCGCCAACCTGCCCATCACCGTCAAGTCGGACGTGTACAGCTACGGGATGGTCCTGCTGGAGACGGTGAGCGGCCGCCGCAACTTCGACATCTCGGAGGAGACGAGCCGGAAGAAGTTCTCGGTGTGGGCGTACGAGGAGTACGAGAAGGGGAACCTCCTGGCCATCGTGGACCGGCGGCTGGCCGGGGAGGAGGTGGACATGGCGCAGGTGGAGCGCGCGCTGCAGGTGAGCTTCTGGTGCATCCAGGAGCAGCCGTCgcagcggccgacgatggggaaggtgGTGCAGATGCTGGAGGGGATCATGGAGCTGGAGCGGCCGCCGCCGCCCAAGTCGTCGGACAGCTTCATGACGGTGACCACGGCCACCACGGGCGGCGGCTCGGGCAGCGGCGTGAGCAGCAGCGTGGCGTCCACGTTCGCGTCGTCGGTGGCGGCGCCGCCGGCGCCCGTGCCGTCGCCGAATGTGGAGCAGGAGATGTCCGTGGGGCGGTCGGCGTCCGCCCGCACCCGGGAGATCGCGGCGCTCCCGCTGCGCTCGTCGGAGCCATACATGACAATGTAA